From Schaalia sp. ZJ405, one genomic window encodes:
- a CDS encoding NADPH-dependent FMN reductase — MTRLAVVLGSVRTNRVGQGVAEWVVSKANNVEGVQAELVDIKSFDLPLFAEPVPTAVSAPQDPAGARFNETVKSFDAVIIVTPEYNHSIPGALKNALDFLEPSALARKGVGLVGYSFTGGLRPVEHLRLILANFQAAVVNPQVSLSLVTDFENMSEFKPAAYHDGEVEGMVAEMLAQGNALASLRA; from the coding sequence ATGACACGTCTTGCAGTCGTCCTCGGATCCGTTCGCACTAACCGCGTGGGACAGGGTGTTGCAGAATGGGTGGTTTCCAAGGCAAACAACGTTGAGGGTGTCCAAGCGGAACTTGTCGATATCAAGTCTTTCGATTTACCGCTGTTCGCTGAACCCGTACCAACGGCAGTATCTGCGCCCCAGGACCCCGCAGGGGCCCGCTTCAATGAGACAGTCAAGAGCTTCGACGCCGTGATCATTGTGACACCCGAATACAATCACTCAATCCCGGGTGCGTTGAAGAATGCCCTTGACTTCCTTGAGCCGTCCGCGCTCGCTCGTAAGGGCGTTGGACTTGTTGGATACTCCTTCACCGGCGGGCTCCGCCCGGTTGAACACCTGCGCCTGATTCTTGCGAATTTCCAGGCTGCGGTCGTTAACCCGCAGGTTTCTCTCTCGTTGGTCACTGATTTTGAGAACATGTCAGAGTTCAAGCCTGCTGCTTACCATGACGGCGAAGTCGAGGGCATGGTCGCGGAAATGCTTGCTCAGGGCAACGCGCTGGCCTCTTTGCGTGCATGA
- the rsmI gene encoding 16S rRNA (cytidine(1402)-2'-O)-methyltransferase, whose protein sequence is MSTHENPIQPSGSLLLAATPIGDIEDASPRLIRALAEAEVVAAEDTRRLLALASRLDVRINGKLVSLHDHNEAERAESVVDLAEGGARVLVVSDAGMPTVSDPGFRVVREAVRRGIRVSALPGPSAPITALAVSGLPSDRFAFEGFLPRKDGEARRYLHALASDPHTLIFFESAKRLNDTLVRMAEAFGGTRDAVVCRELTKTHEEIIRGDLNSLIATTAGEVLGEVTIVVAGFTGHGDALEYAEAVIALAQEGMRLKEAAVQVAQATGLRANDLFRAALRRKDEAQRGEDEETRENS, encoded by the coding sequence GTGAGCACCCATGAGAATCCGATTCAACCTTCAGGGTCCCTTCTTCTGGCCGCAACGCCCATCGGCGATATCGAGGACGCCTCGCCCCGCCTGATCCGGGCGCTGGCCGAGGCCGAGGTTGTTGCTGCAGAAGACACGCGCCGTCTGCTCGCGCTGGCGTCACGCCTTGACGTGCGAATCAACGGGAAACTTGTCAGTCTCCACGATCACAACGAGGCTGAGCGCGCCGAATCCGTTGTCGACCTTGCTGAGGGTGGCGCACGTGTCCTCGTTGTATCGGATGCGGGAATGCCAACGGTCTCGGATCCGGGATTCCGCGTTGTCAGAGAAGCTGTGAGACGAGGAATTCGTGTCAGTGCACTCCCTGGACCTTCTGCTCCCATCACTGCGCTTGCCGTCTCAGGGCTGCCGTCGGATCGATTTGCCTTCGAGGGGTTCCTGCCGCGCAAAGACGGGGAGGCCCGGCGCTATCTTCACGCACTTGCGTCTGATCCCCACACACTGATCTTTTTTGAGTCCGCGAAACGGTTGAACGACACTCTCGTGCGTATGGCGGAGGCATTCGGCGGGACACGCGATGCCGTGGTGTGCCGGGAACTGACAAAAACTCACGAGGAGATCATCCGCGGTGACCTCAACTCATTGATCGCGACGACAGCTGGTGAGGTTCTCGGCGAAGTGACGATCGTTGTCGCCGGATTCACAGGTCACGGTGACGCCCTGGAATACGCTGAAGCAGTCATTGCACTCGCTCAGGAAGGGATGCGCCTCAAGGAAGCCGCCGTGCAGGTTGCACAGGCCACAGGGCTACGCGCAAACGATCTTTTCCGGGCGGCCCTTCGACGCAAGGACGAGGCCCAGCGGGGCGAGGACGAGGAAACCCGCGAAAACAGTTGA
- a CDS encoding glycoside hydrolase family 3 N-terminal domain-containing protein: MATERPKRRIGRMIFRILKGILKALIAVLIIALMWVTNTMLPGFSRMANSMLGGPNQSWDNSQVSAEGLDLDYTKADYDKDSITEAERDLDERITGEGYVLLKNDDQVMPFERGTTFSFFSEASKVLSSSQNMMTMLTGAKASFDGLNTALEAEGFLANMQLEEVYAKGACADYTMGPGSVGFGDGEDFSINECPLNVLKESGVLESAKNTVPVFVMKRVAGEGRDMPRSMYNHAKSAEDKARSYMEPDSTEREILQYLNDNFSEVLLVINTASALQLDWLNEYPSIKAVLSVPSAGTYGLSSFARILSGSLNPSGRTVDTWSGDIAASPAAQNFGDYQYVDANGELTKYNYVSYAEGIYVGYKYYETRYEDLVLGQGNAGDFTYSREVIYPFGYGLSYTEFAWSDFSLTWNGDEATATVTVTNTGSVAGKDVVEIYAQSPYTDYDKENSVEKSAIELVGYAKTQVLEPGARETVDVTLTKDQLKAYDSHGAKTYILDAGTYYVTAGRDAHDAVNNILAAKGKTEKDAMTAAGDSTLVAQWSPSNSDVDTTSFAKDPATGVAVTNLFDDAAGDITYLSRQDWTGTFPRNDGEVSTTISTWGNEINGTDQNGEAASFLYTKEASPELIAKLDSTESGNPDDLTSITDTPVYGANHGLTLASLRGADFDDPKWDQLLDQLTPADYQLSIARGGYGTEPLKSVGKPFSMDADTAAGLIYGGTGMMFATPITLAQTWNPDIASEYGKMIGNEALLGGANGWYAPSMNIHRSAYSGRNGEYFSEDAFLSGAIAAAEVKGAASKGMYATIKHFALNDQENHRGDREGQYSIATWANEQSIREIYVKPFEMVMKVGNVDLKYTQCAQDGTCHVKSREYPAAAGIMTGFNRIGATWTGGSYPLLTGLVRNEWGFDGWIITDNANTGVFMDAHQMLLAGGDTKLTTLDQSDMWTFDENDPVEYHYGRAAMHRLLYTIAHSHVMNGSMPGSELTYGMQKVDQIRLGVAVVGGIILILLAWTTWRNHKKYARERAQRRQRQIPGSVEEEVFRQ, translated from the coding sequence GTGGCCACCGAAAGACCCAAACGGCGCATAGGCCGCATGATTTTCCGTATCCTCAAGGGCATCCTCAAAGCTCTGATCGCAGTGCTCATTATTGCGCTGATGTGGGTCACCAATACGATGCTCCCCGGGTTCTCTCGGATGGCGAATTCCATGCTCGGCGGACCAAATCAATCATGGGACAACTCGCAGGTCAGTGCGGAAGGTCTTGACCTTGACTACACCAAGGCCGACTACGACAAAGACTCCATTACCGAGGCCGAGCGTGACCTCGATGAGCGGATCACGGGGGAAGGTTATGTTCTCCTGAAAAACGATGACCAGGTCATGCCGTTCGAGAGAGGAACAACGTTCTCTTTCTTTTCCGAGGCGTCAAAGGTTTTGTCGTCCTCGCAGAATATGATGACGATGCTCACTGGGGCAAAGGCAAGTTTTGATGGTCTGAATACCGCACTTGAGGCGGAAGGCTTCTTAGCGAATATGCAGCTGGAAGAGGTCTATGCCAAAGGAGCCTGCGCCGACTACACAATGGGTCCAGGATCGGTGGGTTTCGGTGACGGAGAAGATTTCTCGATTAACGAATGCCCGTTGAATGTTCTCAAAGAATCCGGCGTCCTCGAATCCGCGAAGAACACGGTCCCGGTTTTCGTGATGAAACGGGTTGCCGGTGAGGGGCGTGACATGCCTCGATCGATGTACAACCACGCTAAAAGCGCCGAAGACAAGGCGCGTTCGTATATGGAACCGGATTCGACGGAACGTGAGATTCTCCAGTACCTCAATGACAATTTCTCCGAGGTCCTCCTGGTGATTAACACCGCGTCCGCATTGCAATTGGACTGGTTGAATGAGTACCCGTCGATCAAAGCGGTGCTTTCTGTTCCCTCGGCGGGAACATATGGACTCAGCTCCTTTGCACGGATCCTCTCAGGTTCTCTCAACCCCTCCGGACGTACCGTCGATACGTGGTCCGGTGATATTGCAGCGTCACCGGCGGCTCAGAATTTCGGAGATTATCAGTATGTCGATGCAAATGGAGAACTGACGAAGTACAACTACGTGTCGTACGCGGAAGGGATCTACGTTGGCTACAAGTACTACGAGACGCGCTACGAAGACCTCGTCCTCGGCCAGGGGAATGCCGGTGACTTCACCTATTCCCGTGAGGTGATCTACCCCTTTGGATACGGCCTGAGCTACACGGAGTTCGCCTGGTCGGATTTCTCTCTCACGTGGAATGGTGACGAAGCCACAGCGACGGTCACCGTGACGAACACGGGCAGTGTTGCCGGTAAAGACGTTGTTGAAATTTATGCACAGAGTCCCTATACCGACTACGACAAAGAGAATTCCGTTGAAAAATCGGCTATTGAACTCGTCGGGTACGCAAAGACGCAGGTGCTTGAACCGGGAGCACGTGAAACCGTTGACGTGACCTTGACGAAAGACCAGCTCAAAGCATATGACTCACACGGCGCCAAGACCTATATCCTCGATGCCGGAACGTACTACGTGACTGCCGGTCGTGATGCGCACGACGCTGTGAACAACATTCTGGCGGCTAAGGGGAAAACCGAGAAGGACGCAATGACCGCGGCTGGAGACTCAACGCTGGTTGCCCAGTGGAGTCCCTCGAACTCGGACGTTGACACCACGTCCTTTGCCAAGGATCCGGCTACCGGAGTTGCCGTGACGAATCTTTTCGATGACGCGGCTGGTGATATCACCTACCTCAGTCGTCAAGACTGGACGGGCACTTTCCCGAGGAACGATGGTGAAGTGTCAACCACCATTTCAACGTGGGGCAACGAGATCAACGGCACAGATCAGAACGGGGAGGCGGCCTCGTTCCTCTACACGAAGGAAGCAAGCCCCGAACTCATCGCGAAGCTTGACTCCACAGAGTCGGGGAACCCGGATGACCTGACATCCATCACCGACACTCCCGTGTATGGAGCCAATCATGGCCTGACGTTGGCGTCGCTCAGAGGAGCAGACTTCGATGACCCGAAGTGGGATCAACTGCTTGACCAACTCACTCCCGCGGACTATCAACTCTCGATTGCTCGCGGTGGATACGGGACAGAACCGTTGAAATCAGTGGGGAAGCCTTTCTCGATGGATGCGGACACCGCTGCTGGCCTCATCTACGGTGGAACCGGCATGATGTTTGCAACTCCCATCACCCTGGCGCAGACGTGGAACCCCGATATCGCCTCCGAATACGGGAAGATGATCGGCAACGAGGCGCTGCTTGGCGGGGCGAATGGCTGGTATGCGCCGTCAATGAACATTCACCGCAGCGCATATTCGGGCCGTAATGGGGAGTATTTCTCCGAGGACGCTTTCCTTTCTGGAGCGATTGCCGCAGCTGAAGTCAAGGGAGCCGCATCCAAAGGAATGTATGCGACCATTAAGCACTTTGCCCTCAACGACCAGGAGAATCATCGCGGTGACCGCGAGGGTCAGTACTCGATTGCCACGTGGGCAAATGAGCAATCGATCCGTGAAATCTACGTCAAACCCTTCGAGATGGTGATGAAGGTGGGCAACGTTGATCTCAAGTACACGCAGTGCGCACAAGACGGAACCTGCCACGTCAAGAGCCGGGAGTACCCCGCGGCAGCAGGCATCATGACGGGCTTCAACCGGATCGGGGCCACGTGGACAGGTGGTTCATACCCTCTGCTCACAGGCCTCGTGCGCAACGAGTGGGGTTTCGATGGGTGGATCATCACCGACAACGCCAATACGGGTGTGTTCATGGATGCTCATCAGATGCTTCTTGCCGGAGGTGACACGAAGCTGACGACCTTGGATCAGTCGGACATGTGGACCTTTGATGAGAATGATCCCGTTGAGTACCACTACGGGCGTGCCGCGATGCATCGTCTGCTGTACACGATTGCTCATTCGCACGTGATGAACGGGTCCATGCCGGGAAGTGAACTGACGTATGGCATGCAGAAGGTCGATCAGATTCGTCTTGGGGTCGCAGTGGTTGGTGGAATCATCCTCATCCTGCTTGCGTGGACGACGTGGCGTAACCACAAGAAATACGCGCGTGAGCGTGCGCAGCGACGCCAGAGGCAGATTCCGGGAAGCGTTGAGGAGGAAGTCTTCAGACAGTAG
- the metG gene encoding methionine--tRNA ligase, which produces MSRILSAVAWPYANGPRHIGHVAGFGVPSDVFSRYMRMAGHDVLMVSGTDEHGTPILVAADQEGVTARELADRNNRMIVEDLVALGLSYDLFTRTTAGNHYRVVQDMFRTVRDNGYMIEQVTHAAISPSTGRTLPDRYIEGTCPICSAEGARGDQCDACGNQLDPTDLVDPHSRINGETPKFVESTHWFLDLPALAEALSQWLDEREESGTWRPNVIKFSKNFLEDIRPRAMSRDIDWGIPIPGWEDQPTKRLYVWFDAVIGYLSASIEWARRTGDPQAWRQWWNDPEALSYYFMGKDNIVFHSQIWPAELLGYNGQGARGGNPGDLGVLNLPTEVVSSEFLTMEGKKFSSSHGIVIYVRDFLERYQADALRYFISAAGPETSDSDFTWAEFVRRTNGELVAGWGNLVNRTASMIAKKFGQIPAPESLEDIDRGLLDAINEGFATVGDLIRQHRQKAALAEAMRLVGEANKYVTDTEPFKLKAPEQQGRLATVLHTLAQAVMDLNLMLSPFLPHAANDVDRVMGGGGQIAPMPRIEEVEELDPQVLPEAFDGRAGYPIITGDYTNVPTWERHEIVVGTPIVKPTPVFTKLDESIVEEELARYASILPDDITGA; this is translated from the coding sequence ATGAGTCGTATTCTGTCTGCCGTTGCGTGGCCTTACGCCAACGGCCCCCGTCATATTGGTCATGTTGCCGGATTCGGCGTTCCCTCCGATGTGTTTTCGCGATACATGCGAATGGCCGGCCACGATGTCCTCATGGTGTCGGGCACGGACGAACACGGAACTCCGATCCTGGTTGCCGCTGACCAAGAGGGAGTGACTGCGAGGGAACTTGCCGACCGCAACAACCGCATGATCGTTGAAGACCTTGTTGCCCTCGGCCTCTCCTACGACCTCTTCACCCGCACGACCGCGGGCAACCACTACCGGGTTGTCCAAGACATGTTCCGTACGGTCCGCGACAACGGCTACATGATCGAACAGGTCACGCATGCTGCGATCTCACCGTCCACAGGCCGTACCCTGCCGGATCGCTACATCGAGGGAACATGTCCGATCTGTAGCGCCGAGGGTGCGCGCGGCGACCAATGCGACGCCTGTGGAAACCAACTGGACCCCACGGACCTCGTTGATCCCCATTCACGGATCAACGGCGAGACCCCGAAGTTCGTGGAGTCCACTCACTGGTTCCTTGACCTGCCCGCCCTCGCCGAAGCTCTGTCCCAATGGCTTGATGAGCGTGAAGAATCGGGAACGTGGCGGCCCAATGTCATTAAGTTTTCCAAGAACTTCCTTGAAGATATCCGCCCGCGTGCCATGTCGCGTGACATTGACTGGGGCATCCCGATTCCCGGCTGGGAGGACCAGCCGACAAAGCGCCTCTACGTGTGGTTCGACGCTGTGATCGGATATCTGTCGGCGTCGATTGAGTGGGCACGCCGCACGGGTGATCCGCAGGCGTGGCGCCAATGGTGGAACGATCCAGAGGCCCTGTCCTACTACTTCATGGGCAAAGACAACATTGTTTTCCACTCGCAGATTTGGCCGGCTGAACTTTTGGGGTACAACGGTCAGGGTGCGCGTGGAGGAAACCCCGGTGACCTCGGGGTGCTTAACCTGCCAACCGAGGTCGTGTCCTCTGAGTTCCTGACGATGGAGGGTAAGAAATTCTCGTCCTCGCACGGGATCGTCATCTACGTTCGCGACTTCCTTGAGCGTTATCAGGCGGATGCGCTGCGCTACTTCATTTCGGCGGCCGGACCGGAGACCTCCGATTCAGATTTCACGTGGGCGGAGTTTGTGCGCCGGACGAACGGTGAGCTTGTCGCTGGATGGGGAAACCTCGTCAACCGGACCGCCTCGATGATCGCGAAGAAATTCGGTCAGATCCCGGCCCCTGAGAGCCTTGAGGATATTGACCGTGGCCTGCTTGATGCGATCAATGAGGGGTTTGCAACCGTTGGGGATCTGATCCGTCAGCACCGTCAGAAGGCTGCGCTCGCCGAAGCGATGCGTCTTGTGGGTGAGGCAAATAAGTATGTGACGGATACGGAGCCGTTCAAGCTTAAAGCTCCCGAGCAACAGGGACGCCTGGCAACGGTCCTGCATACGCTCGCTCAGGCGGTGATGGACCTCAATCTCATGCTGTCACCATTCCTGCCTCACGCGGCGAACGACGTGGACCGGGTCATGGGTGGCGGTGGGCAGATCGCTCCGATGCCACGCATTGAGGAGGTTGAGGAACTGGATCCCCAGGTTCTTCCCGAAGCCTTCGATGGACGCGCCGGCTATCCGATCATTACGGGTGACTACACGAATGTTCCCACGTGGGAACGTCACGAGATCGTTGTGGGCACGCCGATCGTCAAACCAACGCCCGTGTTCACCAAACTTGACGAGTCGATTGTTGAGGAAGAACTCGCGCGTTACGCCAGTATTCTGCCCGATGACATCACGGGAGCCTGA
- a CDS encoding PspC domain-containing protein, translating to MSDPSETPQAPNPQPRGFFHSLRWSGWFRAEPRVIGGVCSGAAARLGWDVALVRGVTIIAAILFTPIIALYGFLWLLLPEQRDGRIHLQELVEGRFDGAQLGAFLLILISLSSFFPKPFFFSSSFSAFFGILGFLFFVTIGFIIFFAVRNGRSSSIPNTSSTFHNPYGGIPSPMSSPNQHGTPGAHTPNSFGAPAPGSHAGTPQTPNAPAPENRGTYAMGSTQPAPAPWQSSARPTSGYSPQGYGQAAPMPTPPRQWNPPRTRVRVVSLRESLIVTGLVVLAMATTFFLMYHTSLSDGLSQEINNRVMTIGLIGGGVCLLIAGLALVSASLRDRGAGWLIALSIIGMFLAGPTALVGGAWHVTEDDSWSSFSRSEVNTAHYGWQADIVSSDSSSGHAELDLSNAPESVNKTITVDPSTWAALHVIIRSDQPVRVICEGTVFDVSAPDLRWTDALDNCDPTDEGTVAVQSPRWSKDRGITLLIPANTSLDWLTLAVDDTVQPLDEPQSEAVTPSSPQSPQSSSSATSASPTTELTRTNLAFSPIPSPSQRTVVSSVVCAAPHEIYS from the coding sequence ATGAGCGACCCATCTGAAACTCCCCAGGCTCCCAATCCTCAGCCTCGTGGTTTCTTTCATTCGCTGCGGTGGTCAGGCTGGTTCCGCGCCGAACCTCGAGTGATCGGCGGTGTTTGTTCGGGAGCAGCTGCGCGGCTCGGATGGGATGTTGCCCTCGTCCGTGGAGTAACAATCATCGCAGCGATTCTCTTCACGCCGATCATTGCGCTCTACGGTTTCCTCTGGCTACTTCTTCCTGAACAGCGCGATGGCCGCATCCACCTGCAAGAACTTGTCGAAGGACGATTCGACGGAGCCCAGCTCGGGGCTTTCCTGCTGATTCTCATCAGCCTGAGCAGTTTCTTCCCCAAACCGTTCTTCTTTAGCTCATCCTTCAGCGCATTCTTTGGGATCCTCGGGTTCCTTTTCTTCGTCACCATCGGATTCATCATTTTCTTTGCTGTTCGCAATGGTCGCTCGTCCTCGATCCCAAACACCTCCTCGACGTTCCACAACCCATACGGAGGGATTCCTTCACCAATGTCTTCACCGAATCAACACGGAACACCGGGGGCTCATACTCCCAACTCTTTCGGGGCTCCAGCCCCTGGTTCACACGCCGGAACTCCACAGACCCCAAACGCACCCGCTCCCGAGAATCGCGGGACGTATGCGATGGGGAGCACTCAACCGGCTCCCGCTCCCTGGCAGTCCTCCGCTCGCCCTACTTCCGGATATTCTCCTCAGGGTTACGGCCAAGCCGCTCCCATGCCAACCCCTCCGCGGCAGTGGAATCCGCCCCGCACCAGGGTCCGCGTCGTGAGTCTGCGTGAAAGCCTCATTGTCACTGGTCTCGTGGTCCTTGCAATGGCAACGACTTTCTTCCTCATGTATCACACCTCCTTGAGCGATGGTCTCTCCCAAGAAATCAACAATCGCGTCATGACCATCGGCCTCATCGGTGGCGGAGTTTGCTTACTCATCGCGGGTCTCGCACTGGTCTCGGCTTCCCTTCGTGATCGGGGGGCCGGGTGGCTCATCGCTTTGTCAATCATCGGCATGTTCCTTGCTGGTCCAACGGCTTTGGTTGGCGGCGCCTGGCATGTCACCGAAGATGATTCCTGGTCCTCTTTTTCCCGCTCAGAGGTGAACACCGCCCACTACGGGTGGCAAGCTGACATCGTTTCCTCGGATTCCTCGTCGGGTCATGCCGAGCTGGATCTCAGTAACGCTCCTGAGTCAGTAAATAAGACAATCACCGTTGATCCTTCGACGTGGGCAGCGCTTCACGTGATAATCCGCTCAGATCAGCCCGTACGTGTGATCTGCGAAGGCACAGTCTTTGACGTCTCCGCCCCGGATCTTCGCTGGACCGACGCCCTCGACAACTGTGACCCCACGGACGAGGGAACAGTGGCCGTACAGTCACCCCGTTGGTCAAAGGATCGAGGAATCACGCTGCTGATCCCCGCGAACACCAGCCTTGATTGGCTGACTTTAGCTGTGGATGACACAGTTCAGCCCCTTGACGAACCGCAATCGGAAGCTGTGACTCCGTCCTCGCCCCAATCTCCTCAGTCATCGAGCTCGGCCACATCAGCCTCACCCACCACGGAATTAACGAGGACGAACCTCGCCTTCTCCCCCATCCCCTCACCTTCTCAGCGCACGGTCGTTTCTTCCGTGGTTTGCGCCGCGCCCCATGAGATTTATTCGTAA
- a CDS encoding ATP-binding protein, with product MNRSRGRRHERRSAAVDTQGWVPPQAVHTRPPLRRATGQSGLWPTPWLAGVCSGLSVHLGMSVGLIRALMVLFVPVFGIVFLFYLWLWVMIPREELRDMTPESPGLTRGLTSVTADHRNVATRNRLFMAGIIMLGIAITAVIIARSGALDLREIIAILAVIVGLGLVWSQGGNLSNWQSVSFLGAVSSGAVLLIFGIVLIVGRNDPPLILLRGGLLGAAVVAGVLFAFAPLWLRTSKDLSAVQRQQVRDAERADIAAHLHDSVLQALTLIRSSADDPTRVRAIALTEERELRSWLYTGHDEVQDSLARAVKETVGGIESRYGIAVDVVTVSDMRPGPGEIALIAALGEAVANAVRHGAPPVSVYVEVRRTVVEAFIKDSGGGFRLEDIPSDRHGVRDSIIGRMERAGGSARIRTLAVGTEVSLSIPRTEESGADSL from the coding sequence GTGAATAGGTCCAGAGGTCGTCGACACGAACGCCGCTCGGCTGCCGTCGATACGCAGGGGTGGGTGCCTCCTCAGGCAGTGCATACCCGTCCGCCGCTGCGGCGAGCAACGGGACAGTCTGGGCTGTGGCCAACCCCGTGGTTGGCTGGAGTGTGCTCGGGACTGTCGGTTCACCTGGGAATGTCGGTGGGGCTCATTCGCGCACTCATGGTGCTCTTCGTCCCGGTCTTCGGCATCGTTTTTCTTTTCTACCTGTGGCTCTGGGTGATGATCCCGAGGGAAGAACTACGGGACATGACCCCCGAGAGTCCGGGACTGACTCGGGGATTGACGTCGGTGACCGCAGATCATCGCAACGTCGCCACGCGAAATCGACTGTTCATGGCGGGCATCATCATGCTCGGCATCGCAATCACAGCGGTCATCATCGCGCGCTCGGGAGCTTTGGATCTTCGTGAAATTATCGCGATTCTCGCCGTGATCGTTGGTCTCGGCCTCGTGTGGTCACAGGGAGGCAACCTCTCAAATTGGCAGTCCGTGTCATTCCTCGGCGCCGTATCATCGGGAGCTGTTCTCCTGATTTTCGGCATTGTCCTCATCGTTGGACGTAACGATCCGCCGCTCATTCTTCTGCGCGGAGGACTGCTGGGGGCCGCCGTTGTTGCCGGCGTGCTCTTCGCTTTTGCTCCTCTGTGGTTGCGTACATCGAAGGATTTGTCTGCGGTGCAACGTCAGCAGGTTCGTGACGCAGAACGTGCGGACATCGCCGCCCACCTGCATGATTCAGTGCTTCAAGCACTCACCCTCATTCGTTCGAGCGCCGATGACCCCACCCGTGTTCGCGCAATCGCGCTGACAGAGGAACGTGAGCTGCGCTCGTGGTTGTACACGGGGCACGACGAGGTTCAAGATTCCCTTGCTCGGGCTGTCAAGGAAACAGTTGGAGGCATTGAGTCTCGCTACGGCATTGCGGTCGATGTGGTCACCGTGTCCGACATGCGTCCGGGTCCTGGAGAGATTGCGTTGATTGCCGCCCTCGGTGAGGCTGTGGCCAATGCGGTTCGACACGGAGCGCCACCGGTGTCCGTTTACGTGGAGGTTCGCCGCACGGTCGTTGAAGCATTCATTAAGGATTCGGGTGGAGGATTCCGCCTGGAAGATATTCCCTCGGATCGTCACGGGGTACGTGATTCAATCATTGGCCGTATGGAACGTGCAGGTGGCAGCGCACGAATCCGCACGCTGGCTGTTGGAACAGAGGTCTCTTTGTCGATTCCCCGAACCGAGGAAAGCGGCGCTGATTCGCTCTAA
- a CDS encoding LuxR C-terminal-related transcriptional regulator, which translates to MTIRLIVIDDHAMVRAGVRAELEASGADFEVLGEAADVEGAIAACHELRPDVALLDVHLPGGNGGGGAEVAASCQDVEGLRFLALSVSDAPEDVVQVIRAGARGYVTKSITTPDLVEAIERVAVGDAAFSPRLAGFVLDAFGTGDVSIGEDELDLLSAREQEVMRLIARGFTYKEVASELFISIKTVETHVSAVLRKLQLSNRNELTRWAVKRHIV; encoded by the coding sequence GTGACTATTCGACTCATTGTCATTGATGATCATGCGATGGTTCGCGCGGGGGTTCGCGCCGAACTTGAGGCATCGGGAGCTGATTTCGAGGTTCTCGGCGAGGCCGCAGATGTTGAGGGGGCAATCGCTGCGTGCCACGAGCTGCGACCGGATGTCGCCCTTTTAGATGTCCACCTCCCAGGAGGTAACGGCGGTGGCGGGGCGGAAGTCGCCGCGTCCTGCCAGGACGTTGAGGGGTTGCGCTTCCTCGCTCTGTCCGTGTCCGATGCGCCCGAGGATGTTGTCCAGGTTATCCGTGCGGGTGCTCGCGGCTACGTGACGAAGTCGATTACGACACCCGACCTCGTCGAAGCCATTGAACGTGTGGCCGTCGGGGATGCGGCGTTCTCGCCTCGTCTGGCGGGCTTCGTTCTTGATGCCTTCGGCACGGGTGACGTCTCAATTGGCGAGGACGAGCTGGACCTACTCTCGGCCCGAGAGCAGGAAGTCATGAGGCTCATTGCCCGTGGCTTCACCTACAAGGAAGTGGCATCGGAGCTTTTCATTTCGATCAAGACGGTTGAGACTCACGTGTCGGCGGTGCTGCGTAAGCTCCAGCTGTCGAACCGTAATGAACTCACCCGATGGGCAGTCAAGCGTCACATCGTGTGA